The stretch of DNA TGGAAGAGGGAGACATCGTGCTGACGGGAACTCCCGCAGGTCCGTTCGAGGTTCGTCCGGGAGACCGCGTGGAAATCCGCAGTGAACAGCTCGGCAAGGTATGCAATTCGGTGCAAGCGTAAACATCAATTAAATTTCTACTATTTATAGAAAGGAAGAATGAACGGATGGCAAAACCCGTTGTGTTTATACCCAGCAAAATCCCGGAGGAAGAGAAGGTGCTGCGCTTCTTGGAGGCGTTCGCCGAGGTGGATTACAGAGATGAAGAAGAAATGCTGGATGAAGATGTCTTCTATGATGGATTGAGCCGCGCGTCTGGGCTGATGATCTATTCCCGCAATAAAATCCGCGGCCATGTGCTGGATCGCGCTCCTCTTCTAAAGGCAGTCTCTAACATTGCGGTCGGTTATGACAACCTTGACCTGAACGAACTGACCCGGCGCGGAATTCTTGCCACCAATACGCCGGATGTTCTGACCGAGACGACGGCCGATCTGGCCTTTAGTCTGGTGCTGGCTTCCGGAAGACGGATCGCCGAAGCCGATGCTTTCGTTAAAAGCGGCGGCTGGGACGGCTGGCTCCCCAGCCTGATGCTGGGCAAAGACGTACACGGCGCTACGCTTGGCATTATTGGCTACGGACGGATCGGCAGCGCCATTGCCCGGCGCGCCAGAGGCTTCAATATGGACATTCTGTACAACAATCTGGTCCGCGAGGAGAAGGATGAACAGGAGCTTGGGATTCGGTTTGTTCCGGTTGAGGAACTGCTTCAGAACTCCGACTACGTTCTCGTACAGGTGCCCCTCACACCGCAAACGGAAAAGATGATCAGCGAGAAGCAGTTCGGGCTGATGAAAAAGGATGCCTATTTCATCAACGCCTCCCGCGGCGGTGTTGTCGATGAGGCGGCGCTGATCCGGGCGCTGCAGGAGAAGCAGATTGCCGGAGCGGGTCTTGATGTATTCGAGCATGAGCCCATCGACAAGACCCATCCGTTCCTGTCGATGCCGAATGTGGTTACGCTTCCTCATATCGGAAGCGCTACCTGGCAGACGAGAGCCAAGATGGCCATGAAAGCGGCCGAGAATATGGCGGCCATCCTGCAGGGCCGGCGCCCGGTCAACCTGGTCAACCCGGATGTCTGGACCGTAAAAGACGGCACCGTTCAATAGAACGTTAAGCAACAAGCGCTCTATTATAGAGCGCGGCATGCACCTGAAGACGGGTTGGCGGGATACCACCGGCCCGTCGGCTTATCATGCGAAAGGCACGGCGGCCGCTTTGCAAGCGGCCTAAGAATAAAGGAGGAGCGGCAATATGTATGCGATTACAATCGATACGGGCACAACGAATACGCGGGTGAACGTATGGCGCGACAACGAGGTCGTTGCGGAAGCTTTCCAACCTGTCGGCGTCAGAGACACGGCGATCACCGGCAGCAGACAAAAGCTCACCCAGGGAGTAAAGACGGCGATTGAGGAGGCTATGCGGACAGCGAATGTGAAGACCGGGGACTCCGTCGTCATTCTGGCTTCCGGAATGATAACTTCGAATGTCGGCCTATATGAAATTCCACATGTGCCGGCGCCCGCCGGAATACAGGAACTCGCGGCGGCGATGGTTAAGGCCGAGCTGCCGGAGATCATCGACCAGCCCATCTGGTTCGTTCCGGGCGTTAAGAACAACGTGCCAGATCTTAATCTAGACACCTGCGAAACGATGGATATCATGCGCGGAGAAGAGGTCGAGGTTGTAGGAATTACGCAAAAGCTGCAGCTTGAAGGCCCTGCCGTGCTGATCCTTCCGGGCTCTCATTCCAAAGTCGTCCGGATCGACGGCGACAACCGGATTACCGGATGCATGACCACGATAGCAGGCGAGCTGCTGGATGTGATTACGAAGCAGACCATTCTGGCAAACGCGCTGCAAAGCTCTTTTGCCGGCGAATTGGAGGAAGCCGTACTGCTTAAGGGGGCAGCCTATGCCGAGAAAGTCGGACTTGGAAGAACCTGCTTTACCGTGCGGATTCTGGATATGTTCAGCGATTTATCCATAAATGAGAAAGCGAACTTCCTGCTCGGCGCTGTGCTTCAGGCGGATATTCTGGCCGTGAAAAACAGCGGAGCCCTGAATGTAACTCCCCTGCTGCCGGTAGTCGTATTCGGCAAGGAGCTGCTTCGGGAGGCCCTCATCGCATTAATCAAGCACGACCCTTTCTTCACCGGTCCGGTTCATTCGGTCGGCAACGAGCATAAGGCGCTGGCCGGCTTCGGAGCGCTGGCTATTGCCCGCGAACGGGGAATTTTGCACAACGCTCAAATGGCTTAAATCTAAAAATCAGAATGGTTGGAGGTAATGGTTTTGGAGACGAAGGTGAGCAGCGCTGTTCCCGCCGTGAAGACCAAGACGGCGACAAGAGTGCGCTGGACGGTTGTCATTTGGCTTTTGGTGGGCGGCATCATCAATTTTTTGGACCGGACCAATCTGTCGATTGCGGCGCCGGATATGATGAAAGATCTGAATTTGTCGAATACGGATATTGGCCTCATGGGCTCAGTCTTCGCGTGGAGTTACGCGTTCATGCAGCTGCCCGCGGGATGGCTTCTTGACCGCCTGGGGGC from Paenibacillus sophorae encodes:
- a CDS encoding 2-dehydro-3-deoxygalactonokinase, whose protein sequence is MYAITIDTGTTNTRVNVWRDNEVVAEAFQPVGVRDTAITGSRQKLTQGVKTAIEEAMRTANVKTGDSVVILASGMITSNVGLYEIPHVPAPAGIQELAAAMVKAELPEIIDQPIWFVPGVKNNVPDLNLDTCETMDIMRGEEVEVVGITQKLQLEGPAVLILPGSHSKVVRIDGDNRITGCMTTIAGELLDVITKQTILANALQSSFAGELEEAVLLKGAAYAEKVGLGRTCFTVRILDMFSDLSINEKANFLLGAVLQADILAVKNSGALNVTPLLPVVVFGKELLREALIALIKHDPFFTGPVHSVGNEHKALAGFGALAIARERGILHNAQMA
- a CDS encoding 2-hydroxyacid dehydrogenase, with the protein product MAKPVVFIPSKIPEEEKVLRFLEAFAEVDYRDEEEMLDEDVFYDGLSRASGLMIYSRNKIRGHVLDRAPLLKAVSNIAVGYDNLDLNELTRRGILATNTPDVLTETTADLAFSLVLASGRRIAEADAFVKSGGWDGWLPSLMLGKDVHGATLGIIGYGRIGSAIARRARGFNMDILYNNLVREEKDEQELGIRFVPVEELLQNSDYVLVQVPLTPQTEKMISEKQFGLMKKDAYFINASRGGVVDEAALIRALQEKQIAGAGLDVFEHEPIDKTHPFLSMPNVVTLPHIGSATWQTRAKMAMKAAENMAAILQGRRPVNLVNPDVWTVKDGTVQ